One genomic region from Ptychodera flava strain L36383 chromosome 14, AS_Pfla_20210202, whole genome shotgun sequence encodes:
- the LOC139150130 gene encoding uncharacterized protein, protein MNQVTVVAVCTVFAILLCAQTSNASPFKKRALSTSRCFGDTMTTLSRYCYGSMIKKSSAGKSELNQILDKCQGLTGEDSPICLLAIHIKDMEVRLAQAFSMIEDKEDINGMEGN, encoded by the exons ATGAATCAAGTTACTGTCGTTGCCGTCTGCACCGTCTTTGCAATCCTACTGTGTGCACAAACTTCAAATGCAAGTCCCTTCAAAAAGAGAGCGCTGTCGACCAGCCGGTGCTTCGGTGACACCATGACGACACTTAGCAGGTACTGCTACGGATCCATGATCAAAAAGTCATCCGCTGGCAAGTCAGAACTAAATCAAATCCTGGACAAGTGTCAAGGACTGACCGGCGAAGACAGTCCGATTTGCCTACTCGCGATCCACATCAAGGATATGGAAG tGAGACTGGCTCAAGCATTTTCAATGATTGAGGATAAAGAAGATATAAATGGCATGGAAGGAAATTGA